The uncultured Cohaesibacter sp. genomic sequence TCCTTGTTGATGTTGTAGACGCCCGGGTTGGTGATCATGAAATCGAGGATACCGCCGCGCATGTCGCGGATGGCGGAGTCGATTTCAGGATAGGGGACGAGCTGCGCCGGTGCATTGGACATTTGCATGACCTTGGCTGCAACCATATGCGGCAGGCCGCCTGCCACGCCCGGAGAGTAGCGAAGATCGCCCGGATGGGCCTTGGCATAGTCAAGAAGGTCGGTGACGGTCTTGAAGCGGTCATCATCGGGGCGCACCGCGATGGCAAAGCTGTTGGAAGTTGCCGACCAGAGGGGCACGAAGTCCTTGTAGGTCCATTCGGCATTGCCACGCATCGGCTGGATGACCAGCGGAGCAACATAGCCGTCATAAAGGGTGTAGCCGTCGGCAGGGCGAGAGTTGGCCGTCTCGAAGGCCTTCACGCCACCGGCGCCCGGCGTGGAGACAACGGAGATGTTGACCCCGAGCTCCTGCCCCATGGCATCGGCGATCACCTGGCTGGCTGCCATGGTGGCACCCGGTGCCCAAGGGTAGATATTTTCGATGTTGCGCTCGGGGAATTCAGCCAGCGCCGGTGCGGCGACAAGCGCGGCACCCAGAGCTGCGAGCATGAACTGAACTGATCTTTTCATAGGTTTCCTCCCGGTGAAGCTCAGTGATCAAGTTGGTACCAGTCGAACACCTCTTGTGGTGTGTCATGGTCTTTCAGCGTTTGAATTGCTGCGGACAGCAAGGTCTTGGAGATTGCTTCATTCTCGATCGGTGATTTTTGCTCGGGATCAGCCTGCAGATCATACAGGCGCGAACCAAGATCATCAAAACCGATCTTGTCATTGAGCGGTGGTCTGCTCGCATTGCCCAAAGCAGCAATGGACAGCAGGGGCGCTCCCTTGGTGAAGTTGAAGGCCGGAGACAGCGTGGCGGTGCTGAGCTCGTCAGGACGGAAATAATCCGTCATGTGCGCTGGCATCAGCGTATATTCGCGCAGGCCCTCCGCCTCGATGTCAGGTGGATAGTGATAAAGCACATGCTGGCCGTCCGTCACACCAATCGGCCCGCCAAAGATGCCGAACACTGCACTGTCGCGCACCTGTGCGGTTTGATCCGCAAGGATGGGTTCAAGATCTTTGGCGAGCACCTCTGCGGGGGGAGTGACATTGAACAGGCCCAGAAGCGTCGGCATCAGGTCAGTCGTTTGGGTGAGTGCCGAGGTCCGCTTGCCAGCCGCGTCGGGATGTCTCGGGTCGTGGATCATCAGCGGGATATGGCTCACCTCTTCATAATAGGGCATGCGGCATTTGCCCCACCAGTCGTGCTCGGACAGCATGAAGCCGTGATCCGTGGTGAGCACGAGCGCAGTATCCTTCCAGAGATCATGCTCGTCGAAATAGTCGAGCAGCCGTCCGAAATAATGGTCGCACATGGCGACGAGCGCAGAATAGTTGGCCCGGATCTCGCGCATTTCCTGCTCGGATTCCGTCACGCGGGCATAATTGGGCCAGTCGAGGATCTTGCCGTTGTAGCCGGTCTCATAAGCATCCTTGAAGCGCTCGGGCGCATGGAACGGCTCGTGCGGATCAAAACACTCCAGCAACAGCATCCAGTCATCTGCCACCCGGTTGCGATCCAGAAAATCGAACGCCGAGGCAAAGCATTTCGGACCGGGGAACTGATCCTCGCTGACCATTTCTTCGCGATTGATGAGATGCTGGAAGCGCTTGCTCTCCCGCGTCATCGGATAGTGCTTCTCGGAATATTTCTGCCGGAAGCGCTCGATTGGAGGCTCCACCATGGCGACCCAGCTGTCATACTCCTGACCGCGAATGAAGTCCCAGCTGTTGAACCGGGTGTGGAATCCGCTGCCGCCATCCTCGAAATAATGCAGATGGTCACTCACCATGTGGGTGTAGGTGCCCTGCTGCTTGAGGATCTGGGCGACCGAATTGTCATAGGGCTCCAGCGGCCCCCAGCTGCGGTGGGTGAAATTGAGGCGACCCGAATGCAGGTCACGACGGGCAGGCATGCAAGGCATCGAGCCGACGTAATGATTGTCAAACGTCAGGGCCCGCTCTGCAAATCTGTCAAAGTTGGGCGTTTTGACCGCAGTCCCGCCATAGGCACCAATCGCTGCCCGATTGAGGCTGTCAAAAAGTACGAAAACAGTGCGCATAGAATGCCTCCCTTGAAAACAAGGGTGACGCAAAAGCGGTGATAATGTAAAATACAATAATGCACGATAATGATATGAAAAAATTATCACTCAGCGCGACCGACGCCCTGCTCAACAGCAGGCTTAGGAAGTTTCTGGCGATCTATGAACGCTCCAACATTCATAAGGCGGCCGAAGATTTGCGTATCTCGCAACCGGCCCTGACGGTGGCGCTCAAGCAACTGGAGGAAAGCTTTGGCGAGCCGCTTTTCGAGCGCTCCGTTCAGGGTATGACCCCAACGCCTGCGGGCGACCTGCTCTATCGCTACGCCTGCTCGATCCGACAAACGGCGCGGCTCGCCATTGAGTCCTTTGTGGAGGCGAGGGACGGGGTCACCCGCAAACTGCGCGTCGGTGCCGGGGTCGCCTGGACCACAACGGTCCTGCCCTCTGCACTGACCCAACTTCGTTCCAACTATCCCGGCCTGTCCGTTGATCTTCTGGCCGGTGTTGGTGACCAGCTTGCATCCCTATATCGGAAAGGAGAGATTGATCTTTTCATCTCCGCAGGTCCGATGGTGCAACATGACCTCACCGATGTGCACAGGAAGCATCTCACCAACCTGCAAATGATCGCAGTCGCCGACAGGGAAAACCCACTGGCACAGAAAGCCAAGGTGACCGCCGGAGATCTGGTCGCAATGGAATGGGCCGGTTTCTATGAAGACGAGAGCTTTGTGCATCTCTCAAATCACTATATGTCCATTCGGGGGCTGCCGCCCCCGAGGATCGTCATGCGCACAAACTCCGTTGCCGCTCTTCAGGCCTTCGTGCGCGACTCCGGCATGATCTCCATACTGGTTTCGCCGTTGGCCGATGCAACGCAGCGGGAAGGTTTCGTGCAACTCCCCCTCGCTGAGCCGCTTTGGAACGTGCCCATGAACATCTTTGTTCGCAAAACGGTCTATGATTTGCCTGTCGTATCACACTTCATTGGGCTCATAGAGCAGCAGATGAAGCATTATTCCAACTGATGCCAATTGCCTGGTCCCATCGGCAAGATGATTGGCCAGTTCAATCCATCGCGTTGACGGTTCGAAGCCTTGGCTCCTCGTCGGTCACGCCAGCACCTGCCTTGCTTTCACATTCGACATAGGCGCGCAGGTGACAGGTTGCGCAAATGCTCTCATCGACATGCGCGAGGGCAGCGGTGATCGCATCGGTCTTGTGCGAATGCCGGTTGCCCTCCCCAAGGGCCGATGTCACCTGCAGCCTCTTCAGGGTGTTGATGGTTGTCGGGTGTGAGCAAACGATGTGAAAGTCCTTGTGCTGGCTCCGCGCCCGCTTGATCTCGTTTGCCAGAAAGTCGGCGCCCGAAAGGTCGATTTTTCCGCCGCCTTTGATGTTGAGGATCTTGGTTCTCAGTTGGTCGTCGAGGGCCTCAAAGCGCCGGAATTCCCGTTCGACATGCTCGATGGAGGCAAAGAACAGCGGACCTTCCAGCCCCAGAAGCATCACTTGCGGGCATTGCGGCAGATTGAAGGTGTGGGCATTGCGAAAGACCCGCCGGCCGTCCCGCATTTTCGGGGCACCCACAGAGACAATCGGGTGGGCACTCTGATTGAGAAAGACCAGCAGCGAGACGAGCACACCGACGAGGATAGCAAGGTCCAGTTCATAGATCACGCCGGTCAGGAAGGTCGCCAGCAGAATGATCGTCTCGCTGCGGCTGGTTTCCAGAATATGACGGATCTCGGAAAACTTGATCAGCCGATAGGCCACGAACAGGATGACCGCAGCCATGGCCGGGGTCGGCACATAGCGCACAAACGGCGCCAGCGCCAGCACCAGAGCCAACAGGATGACGGAGGAGAAGATGGCGGACAGCGGTGTTCTGGCCCCGCTGTCGGCGTTCAGTCCGGACCGGGTGAAGGAGCCTGACCCGGCATAGGACTGGAAGAAGGAGCCGATGATGTTCGACAGGCCCTGGCCGATGATTTCCTGATTGGAATCAAAGGGCTCCCGTCGCCGGATGGCAAAGGATTTGCCAATCGAGATGGCCTCCAGCAAGGCGATGAAGGCAATCGTGGCGGCGCTGGGGATCAGGTCGATGATGACCAGAGGGTTCATGTCCGGAGCGGTCAGGGTGGGGACAACGCTCTCCAGCGCCTCGAACATGCGAACGCCCTTTTCTTTCGCATCAAGCGCCATGGCGGCAAGACTACCGATCACCAGCGCGAGCACATAGGATGGCAATCGCTTGTGCAGAAAAGACAGAATGGTCAGGCTGGCAAGGGTGATCAGCGTGATCGTGATGGCGGTCCAGTTGGCTTCATGCAGGGACTGGAACAAGCCGTCGAGACGCTCGAGGACGCCGCCTCCTTGTTCAATGGAAATCCCGAGGCTCGGCGCAATCTGCGAGACAAGGATCAACAGGGCCGCGCTGCAGGTGAAACCGACGATCACCGAATGGGAAATAAAGGAAATCAGCCCGCCCAGCTTGGCGAAGCCTGCCGCGAGCTGGACCGCGCCAACCACCAGTGTCAGCGTCAGCGCAAGGGCGATATAGCGCTCGGTGCCCGGCAGGGCGTATTCTGACAATGTGGCAAAGAGAACGGCCGAAATCGCCGTTGTCGGGCCGGAAACCATCGTCAGCGAAGAGCCCCAGAAGGCCGCAACCAGCGTGACGACGACCGCGGTGAACAGGCCATATTGCGGCGGCAGGCCCGCGATCAGCGAGAAGGCAACCGCTTGCGGCAGAACCACGGCGGCATTGGTGGCACCAGCCCAGAAGTCATCGAAGACAGTTTCCCTGCGAATCAGGGAGAACCAGGGACGCCGAAGCGACAGATATCTATACATTCTGCATTCACCGGCAGCCTGAAACCGCCAGCCCAATCGCTTTTTGAGTGTTTGAAGCGCGCTGGGCAGGGTCAGGACTGTCCGGATGCAACATGCATACTGGGATGACAGTCTTGCAGGAAGCCGGTTCGGGATGCCGGGTTCTTTGCCTGTCCAGCGCGCCTGAGCAGAAGGTAGAAAGATTATGCCATTCTGTAAAATCGAATTATTCTGGTTTGATGATTGCTTTTTCGAATATCTCGGCCGGCATTGGAGCGCAAGCCAGTCAACCGTGTGCAGCCTCTGCTTCAAAGGTTTCCGCAATCAGATCCAGAAA encodes the following:
- a CDS encoding LysR family transcriptional regulator, whose protein sequence is MKKLSLSATDALLNSRLRKFLAIYERSNIHKAAEDLRISQPALTVALKQLEESFGEPLFERSVQGMTPTPAGDLLYRYACSIRQTARLAIESFVEARDGVTRKLRVGAGVAWTTTVLPSALTQLRSNYPGLSVDLLAGVGDQLASLYRKGEIDLFISAGPMVQHDLTDVHRKHLTNLQMIAVADRENPLAQKAKVTAGDLVAMEWAGFYEDESFVHLSNHYMSIRGLPPPRIVMRTNSVAALQAFVRDSGMISILVSPLADATQREGFVQLPLAEPLWNVPMNIFVRKTVYDLPVVSHFIGLIEQQMKHYSN
- a CDS encoding sulfatase; its protein translation is MRTVFVLFDSLNRAAIGAYGGTAVKTPNFDRFAERALTFDNHYVGSMPCMPARRDLHSGRLNFTHRSWGPLEPYDNSVAQILKQQGTYTHMVSDHLHYFEDGGSGFHTRFNSWDFIRGQEYDSWVAMVEPPIERFRQKYSEKHYPMTRESKRFQHLINREEMVSEDQFPGPKCFASAFDFLDRNRVADDWMLLLECFDPHEPFHAPERFKDAYETGYNGKILDWPNYARVTESEQEMREIRANYSALVAMCDHYFGRLLDYFDEHDLWKDTALVLTTDHGFMLSEHDWWGKCRMPYYEEVSHIPLMIHDPRHPDAAGKRTSALTQTTDLMPTLLGLFNVTPPAEVLAKDLEPILADQTAQVRDSAVFGIFGGPIGVTDGQHVLYHYPPDIEAEGLREYTLMPAHMTDYFRPDELSTATLSPAFNFTKGAPLLSIAALGNASRPPLNDKIGFDDLGSRLYDLQADPEQKSPIENEAISKTLLSAAIQTLKDHDTPQEVFDWYQLDH
- a CDS encoding SulP family inorganic anion transporter, translating into MYRYLSLRRPWFSLIRRETVFDDFWAGATNAAVVLPQAVAFSLIAGLPPQYGLFTAVVVTLVAAFWGSSLTMVSGPTTAISAVLFATLSEYALPGTERYIALALTLTLVVGAVQLAAGFAKLGGLISFISHSVIVGFTCSAALLILVSQIAPSLGISIEQGGGVLERLDGLFQSLHEANWTAITITLITLASLTILSFLHKRLPSYVLALVIGSLAAMALDAKEKGVRMFEALESVVPTLTAPDMNPLVIIDLIPSAATIAFIALLEAISIGKSFAIRRREPFDSNQEIIGQGLSNIIGSFFQSYAGSGSFTRSGLNADSGARTPLSAIFSSVILLALVLALAPFVRYVPTPAMAAVILFVAYRLIKFSEIRHILETSRSETIILLATFLTGVIYELDLAILVGVLVSLLVFLNQSAHPIVSVGAPKMRDGRRVFRNAHTFNLPQCPQVMLLGLEGPLFFASIEHVEREFRRFEALDDQLRTKILNIKGGGKIDLSGADFLANEIKRARSQHKDFHIVCSHPTTINTLKRLQVTSALGEGNRHSHKTDAITAALAHVDESICATCHLRAYVECESKAGAGVTDEEPRLRTVNAMD
- a CDS encoding tripartite tricarboxylate transporter substrate binding protein, which gives rise to MKRSVQFMLAALGAALVAAPALAEFPERNIENIYPWAPGATMAASQVIADAMGQELGVNISVVSTPGAGGVKAFETANSRPADGYTLYDGYVAPLVIQPMRGNAEWTYKDFVPLWSATSNSFAIAVRPDDDRFKTVTDLLDYAKAHPGDLRYSPGVAGGLPHMVAAKVMQMSNAPAQLVPYPEIDSAIRDMRGGILDFMITNPGVYNINKEDMRILAVLSTLPNSSKTYDGAPLIGEFGIDMGMKNLSPMGWDWWLVKKGTPEDVVAKLRDAMGKAMNSEEVQSKLLGMGYVPTMFAPEQYDEIVGPVADELQSAIDALTWEQEQLK